GATAAAAACTTTCTGCAATCCGGAACGATGATCAACGGAGTATCACAAGATATATCAATGGATAGCGGCCTATCAAGTACAATTGCCGCTGCTCCCAGCCGAATTGCCTCTTCTATATATGAAATCCCGTCCACTTTCTCTCCTTTCCTTGCGATAAATAGGAACCCAGGTTTGACAGCTTTAGAGTTTTCGGTAACGCCCACCACTGGAACACTATATTTTGCACCAGTAAACGTACACGGCCAGTCTTTTAATAACTCTTGTAAAAGTAGCACTCGACTCCCCTTCCCGAACATTTTGTCATGAAGCGAATATATTATTGAGAAAGAATCGATTAAAGCTTTAGTTGAGAAATTGAATAAGAATTGATTTAACACCTATTCAGTTCCGACAAGATGAATTCCTTCTGAATTGAAGTTTCAATTTATCGTATGAAAATGATGTTTCGAATGACACGAAGAAAGTTGGGGGACTTTTATGATTGTGCAAAAATTTGGCGGAATCGCCATGCAAAATGAAGAAATGAGAAACTTCTGTATGAACCACATACAAGATGGCATTAAACAGTATAAAAAAATCGCCGTCGTCGTATCTGCAATTGGTCGATTAGGGGACCCATATGCAACGGACAGCCTAATTAATCTTTCCGAAGCCTTTGCATCGGATTACGTCGCTCGAGACCTTGTAGCGTCCTGTGGTGAACTTATAGCATCTGCTGTCCTGTCAGCCGAATTGCATCAGTTCGGGGTATCCAATACAGTTCTCCACGGCAAACAAACAGGGATATTAACAACAGGCAATTTTGGTGACGCTTCTATTGATTCCATTGACACATCCATCATTCTTAAATCCTTTGAACAAGTTGATTGTGTAATCATTCCAGGTTTCCAAGGAATGGATAAGTCAGGACACGTGATGACTTTAGGGAGGGGAGGAAGTGATTTAACAGCGGTTGCACTGGCTGATTCTCTCAACGCTTCTCACGTAGAATTTTTTAAAGATGTTCCCGGGGTATTAACAGGAGACCCTGACTTTGTTTCGGACTATGATAAATACGACTTTCTAAGTTTCGACGAATTTCTTAATCTACTTAATGGCGAAAATACAATCATTCAAAAAAGGGCAGCAGTACTTGCGAAGGAAAAAGCGATTCCATTATACGTTAGAGGAATCGCTAGTACAGAAACAGGGACTTGGATTGCAACATAAAATTTTTCAATTCGTAAACAGTTATCTTTGTCGCTTACTATCAACAGTTGATTTGATGAATGTTTGAGTGAAATAATTATTATACGCGCCAGTTCCTAAATGAGTGAAGTCTTTATCTAACATTACTTTTCGGTGATCTGTTGAGTTCATCCAACCGTGCACCGCTTCTATTGCATCGACGTAATCGAATGCGGTGTTTTCACCTGCTTTTTTATGTTCAATAGAGGCATTCTTCAGTCGACTGGACAAATTCTCTTCTTTATTCATGTCTTCTTGCAAGTTATTTTCCAATGCAAGAAACTCACTATGTTTATGCGCAAAGCTGCTTAAGAAATAATCGCCTTGTAATTCCGATACTCGATGTTTCACTCGCTGTATATTGGTTAACTCAAAGATTTGCCGCTCAATTGTCCTATCTACTTCAATTTGTAATGTAGAGGACGGGGGTTTGGAAATAAGCAATTCACCCATATACGTCATTTCATATGGTTGATGAAGCACTAATGTAGCAGGATCAATAAATCGTACACCTGCAAGTCCATTACTCTCTTTATCAATATACAGCTGTGCAAATAAATCCTTATAAATAATTAAAGGGCGGCTATGTAGATCTTCGCTATTTAACGAAAACGTATAAATATTATCTGCAACATTCACATCTACTTCGGAGCCTACAATTGTAAAACGATAAATATCACTTATATTTTGACCGATCTCAAATGGTGCAACATTCGAAGTCTCATCGGCTGTATAAAGCTGATTAACAATTCCATCGCGTGTAACACCAACCATGAGTCTTTGGTCTTTCTCATATATCCACCAATCATAATGATAATTAGATGGTTCGATACGCTTCGGCTTACCCAACACTTCAATTAAAGTGTCTACAGGCTCTCCAACATAAATAGAGATACCTTCCTCTGGACGGGCTGACTGTGGAATCGCTGAGCCTACCCCTTTATTCTCAACTGGTACCGCAGTCCCTTGCTTAACGGGTGCCTCTAGCGGTTCATTTTCTTTTACGCGCTCTCCCGTAATATAGAAAACGAGAAGAACAGCAATTAGTAGGATAGCTATTCTAAATATATTTTTCAACCAAATCCCTGCTTTCAACTAAATTTAAACAATCGTTCTATGTATCCTACAATTTTGTTAGTTTTTCTCCAGTAAAATGATATCTTTAAATAATGCCATCATCTATTCCCATCGACACAATGTTGTCATTGCAACTATCATGAAATTGTTCTATTATGGATAGGTATAGTGTATTTTCTGGATAATCGATAAAAGGAGGATTCAATCTATGTATATTGAAAATACTGGCATTGAAAATATCGTTTCGGATTTATTCATACTTGACGAAATTATGCTACAACACGATTTAATTCGTGGTGGACAATGGGACTACGAGCGCGTTACATATGATAAAAAGTATACGCTTAAAGAAGGTACTTTTTACTTACGCGTTTTCGGCTTCGCAACAGAAGGCGATGTCGACGCACGTGACGCAATTATCCAACTTAAAAAACCTGTGATTGGGAAGCACTACTACCCATTTGGCGTAGAATATGGTGAAGACGAACATTTCCCTAAAAGCCTAATCAAAGATTGTGAAACAACACTTAAGAAAGTTTTAGTTGCATTAGAAAAACATAATTTAAAGACAGTTTAATTTTTCGATAACCGAAGAACCTCAAGTTCTTCGGTTTTTTAGTAAATAAAAGTGTATCCTCATACATACTTAAAAATATCTATTCAAATCTAAATAATTGGTTATAATTAAGGTAACAAGAATTACTGGAGGAATGGTCATTGTCCAAATGGTTTACTAAACGTAATTTCATCATATTACTAAGTGTTATATTCATTATACTAATTTTCCTATAT
This window of the Sporosarcina ureilytica genome carries:
- a CDS encoding YugN family protein encodes the protein MYIENTGIENIVSDLFILDEIMLQHDLIRGGQWDYERVTYDKKYTLKEGTFYLRVFGFATEGDVDARDAIIQLKKPVIGKHYYPFGVEYGEDEHFPKSLIKDCETTLKKVLVALEKHNLKTV
- a CDS encoding aspartate kinase: MIVQKFGGIAMQNEEMRNFCMNHIQDGIKQYKKIAVVVSAIGRLGDPYATDSLINLSEAFASDYVARDLVASCGELIASAVLSAELHQFGVSNTVLHGKQTGILTTGNFGDASIDSIDTSIILKSFEQVDCVIIPGFQGMDKSGHVMTLGRGGSDLTAVALADSLNASHVEFFKDVPGVLTGDPDFVSDYDKYDFLSFDEFLNLLNGENTIIQKRAAVLAKEKAIPLYVRGIASTETGTWIAT
- a CDS encoding CAP domain-containing protein produces the protein MKNIFRIAILLIAVLLVFYITGERVKENEPLEAPVKQGTAVPVENKGVGSAIPQSARPEEGISIYVGEPVDTLIEVLGKPKRIEPSNYHYDWWIYEKDQRLMVGVTRDGIVNQLYTADETSNVAPFEIGQNISDIYRFTIVGSEVDVNVADNIYTFSLNSEDLHSRPLIIYKDLFAQLYIDKESNGLAGVRFIDPATLVLHQPYEMTYMGELLISKPPSSTLQIEVDRTIERQIFELTNIQRVKHRVSELQGDYFLSSFAHKHSEFLALENNLQEDMNKEENLSSRLKNASIEHKKAGENTAFDYVDAIEAVHGWMNSTDHRKVMLDKDFTHLGTGAYNNYFTQTFIKSTVDSKRQR